In ANME-2 cluster archaeon, the DNA window TTCCTTTAAGTTGGGCCAGGTAAACCAGAAGTTCAATGACCTTGGACTTTTTATAAAGACCGCGCTCTTCTGGTAAATAGCCGATCCTGTCTTTCGAATTTGGATCAAGATCTTTCCCGAATACCTTGATATTTCCTGATTCAGGTTTTATAATGTCAAGCATCATTCGAAGGGTTGTAGTCTTACCTGCGCCATTGGGACCGAGAAGTCCGAATATTTCTCCTTGATCTACTGAAAAAGATATATTGTCAATAATCTTTTTATTACTGTATGATTTTGATACGTTTTCGAGTTCTAATATTATCATTGAGGTCAGTCCATTTACATTATAGATGTGTTTTTTAAATAAAAGGTTTGCGCAAATAAAATTATAATTAGATTTATATTCACCAACCAGTAAACTGTGAAATAAAACTTAATCCTCGAAAATAAAAACCTCTTCGATTTTTGATTCCAAAACTTTAGCTACATCATATGCAAGTTTTAATGAGGGATTATACTTTCCTCTTTCTAAAAACACAATGGTTTCTCTTCTTACACCTACTTTATTGGCAAGTTCTTCCTGGGTCAGATCATACTTTGCCCTTAGTTCTTTCATTCTTGTTCTCAGCTTACTCACCTGTCTTATTGTAGTACCACCTGAAGGTAATGAAAATCCATACTCCGATAATCCATATATTCCGGACTCCATCAGTTAATTCTATCGAAGGGGTTAATGATGGAGATAATTTCAGCATTCTGAGAAGCACGATTATTGTTGCAATCAACAGCATTGCAATAAACGCAGAATATCCGGCTTTTTCCCTGACTTTCACAGACCTTTCATCTTCTATTAAATCGCATTTGGGTTTCGTAGCTACGCTCAAACCAATTACAAGTCCAATCAATCCACCTAAAATTAGAATAAATCCGAAAACACTAACAGGTTCGATAAACAAGATAATAATAATTCCAGCCAGAATAGTGCACAGGCTGATTCCAATAAATTTTGTTATATCCTTGTCTGTTCTGAATTTCATTCAACCTCACCTTTTTTGTTATAAAACCATTGAAGAAAATAAAGTGAAAAGATACCTATAAAGATAATCAAAGTACCTGCATGCTTATATTCAATAGATACTGAAGTAAATCTGTCAATCAGACCAAGGATAATAACAACACTTGCCATTATCCAAAACGCATGATGGCCTGACCTGTCCGTATTTTTGTTAGTCCTCTCATCAGGCATAAAATATTCTACTGGTTTTGTTGCTACATAAACACCCGTAACACTCAATATTGTGCCAGCTATAATTAGGCAAAATCCTACAAAAAACAAAGACGGCATAAGAAAACTCAAAAGTATGCCAGCAATTACCATCCCTATACTCATTGACATGGGTCTCAAAATGTATTTATCTGTCCTGAATTTCATTCCAGACTGCTAAGCTTATCAAAATAATATGTCAAAATGCCCCATGAAAATATTCCAATATATAAAAGTACAAATACTGCTAAGCTGAAGTTTATGTTTAGCTGTAAGATGCCAGCAACTGAAGCAGAAGCAATCAATAATCCCGAAAGTATTAAAAATGCGTATAGTCCCGCTTTTTCAACACCTCTTTTAGTCCGTTCATCTCCCACAACTCCTGTTCTTGGTTTTATTATCCTGAAAAAGGAAGACATGGCGACGCCCAGCCCGATAAGAACAGGGAAGATTACCTGGAGGACTGATTCCGGATCTACTTCGGAGATGTTTTGGAATATTCTAATTATCCCACCTGTTGCTAGCGCAAGTCCCAGGACAAGGATGCACAAATTCAACAAAATTTGTGTATTGTTTTTAATTTTCATTCCAGATTACCTTTTTAGTTAGAAACCAATTTCGCATTTCACTTTTGAATAATATAACTGAAGTGAAAACTTTGATACTAATATCACAGTTAGAATAATTGCTAATACTTCAAATGCATCAAAAAGTGTTGGAAGAAAATGTAACACTATTGTCAATAATCCAATTGATATGATCGATAGATAGAATGCAATATCTGATGACTGTCCTGAAATTCTTTTAACCATCTCGTCTTTTTTCAATTCATTTTTGAATATTACTCTTCGTATGATATAACTTATGAATAGTCCAATTGAAACACAAGCCATCATATTTCCCAAAACCATATCGCCGTAAGAGTATAGGACAATTGCAACAATTCCAAAAAACGTAGTCAATGTCAAGTGTGTTATTTTATATTTCTCCATTCTGTTAATCTCCTTATGCTCGTTATTTTAATAATATGTTAACTATATCTAACATCAAACTATTTAAATTAATCGTTTTTGTTAGAAATATATCATATAAAAAACATTATGATATGGCTGATGAGCTGGGCAAGTAGGGGCACGCTGCTACGGGTATGATGGCGGGCGGCGAGAGGTTGTGAGAATGTAGTGGGGGCTGGACAGCAATTCAATGTGAACTGCAGAGGTACGCAGATACACGCAAATTGACGGCTGACGTTAAGTGTTTCACCGCAAAGAGCGCAAAGTTCGCAAAGACATTGTAACCTTAACTTTGCGTCCTTTGCTGTGCAGTATTTCATAAATTTTATATTTTAACAGCCATGCCCACCACCGGCAGCACCAACAAACAACCGAGGCCACCGCCAGCACACATCACTCCCAACCCACGCTCAGCGCATGTGCAGAAATGAAGCAGGCTGGAATTATTCCTATTTCATTATTAACCACAGATGAACACAGATGAACGTAGATAGCGGTTAGTATGAGTTTTAATTTTTATTATATGGTTGATATCCATGTATAATTAAATTTTAGCTGCAATATCTGCGTTCATCCGCGTTAATCTGCGGTTCGAAACTCGCACGAATCCACAAGGCTGGCTGCCACCCTGCCGCCCTGACGGGCTGCGGTGGCAGGGAAAGTGCAGATGCCGAAGCGGCGGGTAATTGAAGACGCATTTCATTTAACGTTTTGCAGGTATGTAAAACCCTGGGTGTAAGGTAAGGGGCAAGCTCCGAAGAGGTGCAGAGTCGAGCAGAACGATGTTATCATCTACTTTAACTCAATCTTCATTACCTTTATGATGAATTATCTCCCAAATCACATTTTTATTTTGAACACAATTTCTGACTTGTCTTTCTCTAGTTGATAA includes these proteins:
- a CDS encoding helix-turn-helix transcriptional regulator — translated: MRTRMKELRAKYDLTQEELANKVGVRRETIVFLERGKYNPSLKLAYDVAKVLESKIEEVFIFED
- a CDS encoding DUF2178 domain-containing protein; amino-acid sequence: MKIKNNTQILLNLCILVLGLALATGGIIRIFQNISEVDPESVLQVIFPVLIGLGVAMSSFFRIIKPRTGVVGDERTKRGVEKAGLYAFLILSGLLIASASVAGILQLNINFSLAVFVLLYIGIFSWGILTYYFDKLSSLE
- a CDS encoding DUF2178 domain-containing protein — its product is MEKYKITHLTLTTFFGIVAIVLYSYGDMVLGNMMACVSIGLFISYIIRRVIFKNELKKDEMVKRISGQSSDIAFYLSIISIGLLTIVLHFLPTLFDAFEVLAIILTVILVSKFSLQLYYSKVKCEIGF